From a single Balearica regulorum gibbericeps isolate bBalReg1 chromosome 11, bBalReg1.pri, whole genome shotgun sequence genomic region:
- the IDS gene encoding iduronate 2-sulfatase isoform X2 gives MAAASRCCAAAWFCLLGLLRDAVVFAPEAAATRRLRTRRAAVGPGDGMNILFIVVDDLRPVLGCYGDKLVKSPNIDQLASQSIVFSNAYAQQAVCAPSRVSFLTGRRPDTTRLYDFYSYWRVHAGNYSTMPQYFKENGYVTLSVGKVFHPGVSSNHSDDYPYSWSIPPFHPSTEKYENDKTCKGKDGKLYANLVCPVDVTEMPSGTLPDIQSTEEAIRLLNVMKTNKQKFFLAVGYHKPHIPLRYPQRQIRQSYYAAVSYVDMQVGLLLNALDDEGLSNSTIVVFTADHGWSLGEHGEWAKYSNFDVATRVPLMFYVPGMTTSSVSQGERVFPYLDPFSHILGLVPQGQSKKAVELVSLFSTLAELAGLEVPPVCPDCSFHVALCTEGASIVQYFNASEDKVEEEKDGCDDTYRCFNEEPVAFSQYPRPADTPQWNSDKPKLKDIRIMGYSMRTIDYRYTVWVGFNPNIFHADFEDVHAGELYMVETDPNQDYNIYNDTSHGCFFKKILGFLKH, from the exons ATGGCATGAATATCCTGTTTATAGTTGTGGATGATCTGCGTCCTGTTCTGGGCTGTTACGGCGATAAGCTTGTGAAATCTCCAAATATTGATCAACTTGCTTCTCAAAGTATTGTGTTCAGCAATGCATATGCACAG CAAGCCGTGTGTGCTCCCAGTAGAGTGTCGTTTCTCACTGGCCGCAGACCTGATACTACCCGACTGTATGATTTCTACTCCTACTGGAGAGTACATGCAGGAAACTATTCCACGATGCCCCAATATTTCAAGGAGAATGGCTATGTGACCCTATCTGTGGGGAAAGTTTTTCATCCTG GGGTTTCATCCAATCACAGTGATGACTATCCATACAGTTGGTCCATTCCACCCTTTCATCCTTCAActgagaaatatgaaaatgataAG acttgtaagggaaaagatggaaaacttTACGCGAACTTGGTGTGCCCAGTGGATGTGACGGAAATGCCCAGTGGTACTCTGCCTGATATTCAGAGCACGGAAGAGGCCATACGCTTACTGAATGTTATGAAAACCAACAAGCAAAAATTCTTCCTGGCTGTCGGTTACCACAAACCACATATCCCACTGAGGTACCCGCAG CGGCAGATTCGTCAGAGCTATTATGCAGCAGTTTCTTACGTGGATATGCAAGTTGGCCTGCTTTTGAATGCTTTGGATGATGAAGGACTCTCAAATAGCACAATAGTAGTTTTTACTGCTGATCATG GATGGTCCCTGGGAGAACACGGTGAATGGgcaaaatacagcaattttGACGTTGCTACCCGTGTGCCGCTGATGTTTTATGTACCAGGAATGACGACTTCCTCTGTTAGTCAAGGAGAAAGGGTTTTCCCCTACCTTGACCCTTTTAGCCATATTTTAGGCTTGGTACCTCAAG GGCAAAGCAAAAAGGCGGTTGAGCTTGTGTCCCTGTTTTCAACACTTGCTGAACTTGCTGGCCTGGAAGTTCCTCCTGTGTGCCCAGATTGTTCGTTTCATGTTGCGCTGTGCACTGAGGGGGCAAGCATTGTCCAGTACTTTAATGCCTCTGAAGACAaggtggaggaagagaaggatggGTGTGATGACACTTACAGGTGTTTTAATGAAGAACCTGTTGCTTTCAGCCAATATCCCCGGCCTGCAGACACTCCTCAGTGGAACTCTGACAAGCCAAAGCTGAAAGACATCAGAATCATGGGGTATTCCATGCGTACAATTGACTACAGGTATACTGTATGGGTTGGATTTAATCCTAACATCTTCCATGCTGACTTTGAGGATGTCCATGCAGGAGAGTTGTACATGGTGGAGACCGATCCAAACCAGGATTATAACATCTATAATGATACCTCACATGGttgtttcttcaaaaaaattctTGGCTTCCTGAAGCACTAG
- the IDS gene encoding iduronate 2-sulfatase isoform X1 produces the protein MAAASRCCAAAWFCLLGLLRDAVVFAPEAAATRRLRTRRAAVGPGDGMNILFIVVDDLRPVLGCYGDKLVKSPNIDQLASQSIVFSNAYAQQAVCAPSRVSFLTGRRPDTTRLYDFYSYWRVHAGNYSTMPQYFKENGYVTLSVGKVFHPGVSSNHSDDYPYSWSIPPFHPSTEKYENDKTCKGKDGKLYANLVCPVDVTEMPSGTLPDIQSTEEAIRLLNVMKTNKQKFFLAVGYHKPHIPLRYPQEFLKLYPLENITLAPDPWVPAKLPSVAYNPWTDIRQRDDVKALNVSFPYGPLPDDFQRQIRQSYYAAVSYVDMQVGLLLNALDDEGLSNSTIVVFTADHGWSLGEHGEWAKYSNFDVATRVPLMFYVPGMTTSSVSQGERVFPYLDPFSHILGLVPQGQSKKAVELVSLFSTLAELAGLEVPPVCPDCSFHVALCTEGASIVQYFNASEDKVEEEKDGCDDTYRCFNEEPVAFSQYPRPADTPQWNSDKPKLKDIRIMGYSMRTIDYRYTVWVGFNPNIFHADFEDVHAGELYMVETDPNQDYNIYNDTSHGCFFKKILGFLKH, from the exons ATGGCATGAATATCCTGTTTATAGTTGTGGATGATCTGCGTCCTGTTCTGGGCTGTTACGGCGATAAGCTTGTGAAATCTCCAAATATTGATCAACTTGCTTCTCAAAGTATTGTGTTCAGCAATGCATATGCACAG CAAGCCGTGTGTGCTCCCAGTAGAGTGTCGTTTCTCACTGGCCGCAGACCTGATACTACCCGACTGTATGATTTCTACTCCTACTGGAGAGTACATGCAGGAAACTATTCCACGATGCCCCAATATTTCAAGGAGAATGGCTATGTGACCCTATCTGTGGGGAAAGTTTTTCATCCTG GGGTTTCATCCAATCACAGTGATGACTATCCATACAGTTGGTCCATTCCACCCTTTCATCCTTCAActgagaaatatgaaaatgataAG acttgtaagggaaaagatggaaaacttTACGCGAACTTGGTGTGCCCAGTGGATGTGACGGAAATGCCCAGTGGTACTCTGCCTGATATTCAGAGCACGGAAGAGGCCATACGCTTACTGAATGTTATGAAAACCAACAAGCAAAAATTCTTCCTGGCTGTCGGTTACCACAAACCACATATCCCACTGAGGTACCCGCAG GAATTTCTCAAGTTGTACCCCTTGGAAAACATCACATTAGCCCCAGATCCCTGGGTGCCTGCGAAACTACCTTCTGTGGCATACAACCCCTGGACAGATATCAGACAGAGGGATGATGTGAAAGCATTAAATGTTAGCTTCCCTTATGGACCACTGCCAGATGACTTCCAG CGGCAGATTCGTCAGAGCTATTATGCAGCAGTTTCTTACGTGGATATGCAAGTTGGCCTGCTTTTGAATGCTTTGGATGATGAAGGACTCTCAAATAGCACAATAGTAGTTTTTACTGCTGATCATG GATGGTCCCTGGGAGAACACGGTGAATGGgcaaaatacagcaattttGACGTTGCTACCCGTGTGCCGCTGATGTTTTATGTACCAGGAATGACGACTTCCTCTGTTAGTCAAGGAGAAAGGGTTTTCCCCTACCTTGACCCTTTTAGCCATATTTTAGGCTTGGTACCTCAAG GGCAAAGCAAAAAGGCGGTTGAGCTTGTGTCCCTGTTTTCAACACTTGCTGAACTTGCTGGCCTGGAAGTTCCTCCTGTGTGCCCAGATTGTTCGTTTCATGTTGCGCTGTGCACTGAGGGGGCAAGCATTGTCCAGTACTTTAATGCCTCTGAAGACAaggtggaggaagagaaggatggGTGTGATGACACTTACAGGTGTTTTAATGAAGAACCTGTTGCTTTCAGCCAATATCCCCGGCCTGCAGACACTCCTCAGTGGAACTCTGACAAGCCAAAGCTGAAAGACATCAGAATCATGGGGTATTCCATGCGTACAATTGACTACAGGTATACTGTATGGGTTGGATTTAATCCTAACATCTTCCATGCTGACTTTGAGGATGTCCATGCAGGAGAGTTGTACATGGTGGAGACCGATCCAAACCAGGATTATAACATCTATAATGATACCTCACATGGttgtttcttcaaaaaaattctTGGCTTCCTGAAGCACTAG